The Virgibacillus phasianinus genome includes a window with the following:
- the ribD gene encoding bifunctional diaminohydroxyphosphoribosylaminopyrimidine deaminase/5-amino-6-(5-phosphoribosylamino)uracil reductase RibD, whose amino-acid sequence MNDQAYMDAALDLAKAVQGQTSPNPPVGAVIVQNGAIVGFGAHMKAGEAHAEVHAIAMAGEKAHGATIYVTLEPCSHFGKTPPCADAIIKSGIGRVVIAAMDKNPKVAGKGVERLQQANITVESGVGKKAADELYRPFFHFTETKTPYVTVKSATSLDGKTATVTGESKWITGEEARLDVHQYRNANDAILVGVNTVLADDPKLTVRLPNGGRNPLRIILDTHLRIPPEANVVTDGEAETWIFTGNNVLSEKLDLFTNNPEVTILQLENNYIDIDQVLGYLGENRIMTLFVEGGAAINGSFLMAKAVNQLVTYMAPKLIGGESAPTSFAGLGIASIDDAINLSMKSVEMLGNDLKIISIPKEVK is encoded by the coding sequence CTGTAATTGTGCAAAATGGTGCGATTGTAGGCTTTGGTGCCCACATGAAGGCGGGGGAAGCACATGCGGAGGTGCATGCGATAGCGATGGCTGGAGAAAAAGCGCATGGTGCCACTATTTATGTAACACTTGAGCCATGCAGTCATTTTGGAAAAACACCACCATGTGCTGATGCGATTATTAAAAGTGGAATCGGACGGGTTGTTATCGCAGCTATGGATAAGAATCCAAAAGTAGCGGGAAAGGGTGTTGAAAGGCTGCAACAGGCCAATATAACGGTGGAATCCGGCGTTGGCAAAAAAGCAGCAGATGAACTCTACCGTCCATTTTTTCACTTTACTGAGACGAAGACACCCTATGTAACAGTCAAGTCTGCCACAAGTCTTGATGGAAAGACTGCCACAGTTACAGGTGAAAGCAAATGGATAACAGGCGAAGAAGCGAGATTAGATGTTCATCAGTACCGGAATGCCAATGATGCGATACTGGTTGGTGTAAATACAGTACTTGCTGATGATCCAAAGCTTACCGTCCGTTTGCCGAATGGGGGAAGGAACCCCTTACGGATTATTCTAGATACACATCTTAGAATACCGCCCGAAGCAAATGTAGTGACAGACGGTGAAGCGGAGACATGGATTTTTACCGGGAATAACGTTTTATCAGAAAAGCTGGATTTATTTACAAATAATCCGGAAGTTACAATTCTCCAATTGGAGAATAATTACATTGATATCGACCAGGTCCTAGGCTATCTTGGGGAAAACAGGATTATGACATTGTTCGTTGAAGGTGGGGCTGCAATCAACGGAAGTTTTCTTATGGCAAAAGCGGTTAATCAACTTGTCACGTATATGGCACCGAAATTAATCGGTGGTGAGTCTGCTCCTACTTCATTTGCCGGTCTGGGAATTGCGTCAATAGATGATGCGATTAATCTAAGTATGAAATCAGTGGAAATGCTGGGTAACGATTTAAAAATTATTTCTATTCCAAAAGAGGTGAAGTAA